The genomic region CGCGATCGTCGATATCACCCGGCTCGAAAGCGCGTCGATGCGTGACGAACTCCGTATGGTCATCCTTTCCGACTACATCAGGAAGGATGCGTTGCCCACCGGCCCCGCGGACCTTCCGCCCATCGAGAGGATGGGCGTCGTGCCGATCTTCGAGACGCTGCGGCGGTCCGGGCTTGATCTCAAGCTTGGAATTCTGACGGGGAGTCTCATTCTCATTCCAGCGGAATCAAAAGTAATTCTTGACGAGATCGCAGACCATCTTGGCGTCGGCGCGGAACATATCCGTTATCAGCAGGCAGCATTCGATGCCGGCTTTCTAGGCGTTGAAATCAGCGGCGCTCTGAGCCGCCACATCGTTCATATGATCACCGAACTGTTCAGTCGCGGCGGGATCACGGTTTTGGTCGGCACACAGGCATTGCTGGGTGAAGGATGGGACGCCCCCTCCGTAAACACTTTGATCCTGGCAAGTACGGTGGGATCATATGTGCTCTCCAATCAGATGCGAGGCCGTGCCATTCGCACAGATCCCCGAAGCCCACAGAAGTCCGCGAACGTCTGGCATCTGGCGGTCATCGACCCTGAGAAGTTTGAGCAGAGAATACCGCTGCGGTTCGGGAGGAAATCGACCGATAGAAAGGCGCCCGATCCATTTGATACCATGACGATAGACCTGGGCAGCGACGTCGATGCGCTGAAACGCCGATTTTATGCCTTCGAGGGTTTGTCCTTCGGTGAGCATCCGTGGATTGAAAGCGGCTTTCACCGGCTGATGCTCGGTGCCGCAAAATGGAATGCGCGAGGTGTTGATGACATTAACAAAATAATGGAACGCGGCGCCGCAGACCGCAAATCACTGAAAGTTCGATGGCATAGCGCGCTGCGTAGCTATCGTGCTTTTCCGAGGATGCAGGAAACATTGGAGAGCAACTATGCCCCCAAGGGGCTGCTCAACTGGAATACGACCAAATTTCTGTATGCGCAAAGCGCCGCCCTTGCGGGAATGATCTTAAGCGCATTCTTGGGCGCGCTTTCGGATATGGATATTCGTTCACTCGAACAACTGGCGCTGTTCCTATTCGTTATGTTCTCACTGATGGCTATCTATTGTTTGCCGGGCGCATTCAAAGCCAGTCTGTTGCTGCTGCGGAATGGCTCCCTTGAAGGAAGCATGAAACAGGTGGGGAAAACCGTTCTGGAGGCGCTGCATCATATGGGCGTCATAAGGAGTGAGCTTGGAAAAATGAGCGTCGAGGCAACGCTAGACCAAAACGGCATCATTTACTGCCGGCTTGAGGGTGCTACGACGATCGAACGATCTCACTTTCTCGACGCTCTGCGAGAAGTTCTCGTTCCACCACAGAATCCTCGCTACATTCTCGTCAGGTCGTCAAAATTCTGGCGGCTGAACCGGGTGGATTATCATGCAGTTCCTTCGATCATCGGGAGGAAAAGGGAGGATGCCATGCATTTCGCCCAGCTGTGGGATCGCTACGTCGGCCCTTCGGATATCGTCTACACGCGCAGCGCACAGGGCCGCCTGACGCTACTCCAATTCCGTGCGAAATCGTTTGCTTCGGCATTTACCAGGAAAACAGATAGAGTCAGCCGTTGGGAGTGACAGCCGGAGCGAATCCTACGCGTTCTGAAGACGGAAAAGACGGCGCCGCGTGATGCAGACGCCGCCGTCATCTCGAGAGGAATGTCGCATTCATCAAACGGTCCGGTGTTTGTTGTCGTCCGTGCTCGGCCAGCCGATATCCTTGCGGATGTCGAAGGGCATGGCTTCGATTTCGCGGGCCGTCCGCCAGCGCGTCCAGGCAAGCACGAGCTTGCGGGCATGATATGCCAGATCGAAGCGGCCTGCGCCGGAGGTGAAGGGCTTGCCGCCACCGCGATAGGTAAGCGTGGTCATTTTCCGGTTCCTTTCTTTAGGTCAGGGCATGGTCATCGATGGGAGGTTCGTCCATGTCCGTGATCACAATATGGGCCTACGGGACCCATCATTCAAACGAATAGAGCTTATGGATAACATCAGAG from Rhizobium sp. BT03 harbors:
- a CDS encoding DEAD/DEAH box helicase family protein, with amino-acid sequence MKDLAFQGTWRAYQQKILDDLTNLIGDDGLHIVAAPGSGKTILGLEVMRRLGEATLILAPSKTIRDQWSQRLRMMFLPANAGEPDWISHDVRAPRAVTIITYQALHAAFSGHTAEEEIIDSEEEGSDGVQSAETDRQETERARKKIIAKLREEKVRTLVLDEAHHLRNEWWKALTMLKEALGKPTVVALTATPPYDVDPMEWDRYQALCGPIDGEISVPELVLQGDLCPHQDYVHFSLPSELETQKLAKFRTQIGDLIEALLKSAEFKQAILHHPWITQPIENVEHILDDARFFSSMLVFLNARYVDLPQSTLDILGVKAREIPDLTLEWIEVLLNGVIYTYRNDFEEAEQMLRNQEGRLRDIRGVEHGRVRLTDARSVQKLLVSSVSKLNAIVDITRLESASMRDELRMVILSDYIRKDALPTGPADLPPIERMGVVPIFETLRRSGLDLKLGILTGSLILIPAESKVILDEIADHLGVGAEHIRYQQAAFDAGFLGVEISGALSRHIVHMITELFSRGGITVLVGTQALLGEGWDAPSVNTLILASTVGSYVLSNQMRGRAIRTDPRSPQKSANVWHLAVIDPEKFEQRIPLRFGRKSTDRKAPDPFDTMTIDLGSDVDALKRRFYAFEGLSFGEHPWIESGFHRLMLGAAKWNARGVDDINKIMERGAADRKSLKVRWHSALRSYRAFPRMQETLESNYAPKGLLNWNTTKFLYAQSAALAGMILSAFLGALSDMDIRSLEQLALFLFVMFSLMAIYCLPGAFKASLLLLRNGSLEGSMKQVGKTVLEALHHMGVIRSELGKMSVEATLDQNGIIYCRLEGATTIERSHFLDALREVLVPPQNPRYILVRSSKFWRLNRVDYHAVPSIIGRKREDAMHFAQLWDRYVGPSDIVYTRSAQGRLTLLQFRAKSFASAFTRKTDRVSRWE